The following proteins come from a genomic window of Polaribacter dokdonensis:
- a CDS encoding sodium:solute symporter, producing MEVASKLHYVDWIILSVTLVFIVAYGTYVTRKNSNVTDYIKGGSDSKWWTIGLSVMATQASAITFLSTPGQAFHSGMGFVQFYFGLPIAMVVICAVFIPIYHKLKVYTAYEFLEGRFDLKTRSLAAILFLVQRGLAAGITIFAPAIILSAVLGWDLLVLNIIIGFLVIIYTVSGGTKAVNVTQKQQMIIIFFGMLVAFFMIMSQLPEDITFSRALDIAGASGKMEVLDFSFDLNNRYTVWTGILGGTFLMLSYFGTDQSQVQRYLSGKSVRESQLGLIFNGLLKVPMQFFILLVGVMVFVFYQFNASPLNFNPKVNDAIANSKFSSKFQQLESEHAKIEDEKRMLFIDGVQDREREQIKVLNDKDFTLKEEAKELVAILNQQKDFKKIESNDKDYVFIHFILNNLPRGLIGLLLAVILSAAMSSTASELNALASTTAIDLYKRNVKDDKSEEHYVKASKWFTLAWGIIAISVACIANLFDNLIQLVNIIGSIFYGNVLGIFLLAFFIKFVRGNAVFIAAVITQIIIILVFILDWLPYLWLNLLGCVLVMGIAILIQTLFKNKNDLKLNEV from the coding sequence ATGGAAGTAGCAAGTAAATTACATTACGTAGATTGGATTATTCTATCTGTAACTTTAGTATTCATAGTTGCTTATGGTACTTATGTAACTCGCAAAAACAGCAATGTTACAGACTATATAAAAGGTGGTAGTGATTCTAAATGGTGGACAATTGGTCTTTCTGTTATGGCTACACAAGCAAGTGCAATAACGTTTTTGTCAACTCCAGGTCAGGCTTTTCATAGTGGAATGGGTTTTGTGCAATTTTACTTTGGTTTACCAATAGCTATGGTTGTTATTTGCGCAGTTTTTATCCCAATTTACCATAAGTTAAAAGTATACACTGCTTATGAGTTTTTAGAAGGAAGATTCGATTTAAAAACAAGAAGTTTAGCAGCTATTTTATTTTTGGTACAAAGAGGTTTAGCAGCAGGTATTACCATTTTTGCACCAGCTATTATTTTATCGGCTGTTTTAGGTTGGGATTTATTGGTGTTAAATATTATAATAGGTTTTTTAGTAATTATATACACAGTTTCTGGAGGTACAAAAGCAGTAAATGTTACTCAAAAACAGCAAATGATTATTATATTTTTTGGAATGTTGGTAGCGTTTTTTATGATCATGAGCCAACTTCCTGAAGATATAACTTTTAGTAGAGCTTTAGATATTGCAGGTGCAAGTGGAAAAATGGAAGTCTTAGATTTTTCTTTTGATTTAAATAATAGATATACTGTTTGGACAGGAATTTTAGGTGGAACATTTTTAATGTTGTCCTATTTTGGTACCGATCAAAGTCAGGTTCAACGTTATTTGTCTGGTAAATCTGTTAGAGAAAGTCAACTAGGTCTAATTTTTAATGGCTTACTTAAAGTGCCAATGCAATTTTTTATACTGCTTGTTGGTGTCATGGTTTTCGTTTTTTATCAATTTAATGCATCACCTTTAAATTTTAATCCAAAGGTTAATGATGCAATTGCTAACTCTAAATTTAGCAGTAAATTTCAGCAATTAGAAAGTGAACATGCTAAAATTGAAGACGAAAAAAGAATGCTTTTTATTGATGGTGTTCAAGATAGAGAAAGAGAACAAATAAAAGTTTTAAATGATAAAGATTTCACTTTAAAAGAAGAAGCCAAAGAGTTAGTTGCTATTTTAAATCAACAAAAAGATTTTAAAAAAATAGAATCTAATGATAAAGATTATGTCTTTATCCATTTTATTTTAAATAATCTTCCTAGAGGTTTAATAGGCTTGTTATTGGCAGTTATTTTATCTGCAGCCATGTCATCTACAGCTTCAGAGTTAAATGCATTAGCAAGTACAACTGCCATTGATTTATACAAAAGAAATGTAAAGGATGATAAAAGTGAGGAGCATTATGTAAAAGCCTCCAAATGGTTTACGTTAGCTTGGGGAATTATAGCAATCTCTGTAGCTTGTATTGCTAATTTATTCGATAACTTAATTCAGCTAGTTAACATTATTGGATCTATATTTTACGGAAATGTTCTAGGGATATTTTTGCTTGCATTTTTTATAAAATTTGTAAGAGGAAATGCGGTTTTTATTGCAGCAGTAATTACACAAATTATAATCATCCTGGTTTTTATTTTAGATTGGTTACCTTATTTATGGCTTAATTTATTAGGCTGTGTTTTAGTAATGGGAATTGCAATTTTAATTCAAACACTTTTTAAAAATAAAAATGATTTAAAATTGAATGAAGTATAA
- the dnaN gene encoding DNA polymerase III subunit beta translates to MKFIVSSSQLLKQLQVLGGVINSNNTLPILDNFLFELSENQLKVSASDLETTMSSVVDVESDSSGAIAVSARLLLDTLKTFPDQPLTFKTEGDNTIEISSDQGKYDMAYFGGDEFPKAVSLPSPSKTVVPANILGTAISKTIFAAGNDDLRPVMSGVFFQFSSQSLTFVATDAHKLVKYSRTDVTADQTAEFIMPKKPLNLLKGILGGSESDVTIEYNDANAKFTFDNIVLVCRLIDGKYPNYEAVIPKENPNKLTVDRASFLNSVRRVSIFSSKTTHQIRLKMAGTELNISAEDLDFSNKADERLSCDYQGDDMQIGFNSRFLSEMLNNLSSSEVLIEMSLPNRAGILTPIDGTDEGEQVTMLVMPVMLNN, encoded by the coding sequence ATGAAATTTATTGTATCGAGTTCACAACTTTTAAAGCAATTACAAGTTTTAGGAGGCGTTATAAATAGCAACAACACCTTACCAATTTTAGACAACTTTTTATTTGAATTATCTGAAAATCAACTTAAAGTTTCTGCTTCAGATTTAGAAACTACAATGAGTTCTGTTGTAGATGTAGAGAGTGATAGTTCTGGTGCCATTGCAGTTTCTGCACGTTTGTTATTAGATACATTAAAAACATTTCCAGATCAACCTTTAACTTTTAAAACTGAAGGTGATAATACTATAGAAATTAGTTCTGATCAAGGTAAATATGATATGGCTTATTTTGGTGGTGATGAATTTCCAAAAGCGGTTTCTTTACCTAGCCCAAGCAAAACAGTTGTGCCTGCAAATATTTTAGGTACTGCAATTTCAAAAACAATTTTTGCTGCTGGTAATGATGATTTAAGACCAGTAATGAGTGGGGTGTTTTTTCAATTTAGTTCTCAAAGTTTAACTTTTGTAGCTACTGATGCTCATAAATTGGTAAAATATTCTAGAACAGATGTTACTGCAGATCAAACTGCAGAATTCATTATGCCAAAGAAACCTTTAAATTTATTAAAAGGTATTTTAGGTGGTTCTGAAAGTGATGTAACTATTGAATATAATGATGCAAACGCAAAATTTACTTTTGATAATATTGTATTGGTTTGTAGATTAATTGATGGTAAATATCCAAATTACGAAGCTGTTATACCAAAAGAAAATCCGAATAAATTAACTGTAGATAGAGCATCATTTTTAAACTCTGTTAGGCGTGTTTCTATTTTCTCTAGCAAAACTACACACCAGATTCGTTTAAAAATGGCTGGTACAGAATTAAACATTTCTGCAGAAGATTTAGATTTCTCTAACAAAGCAGATGAACGTTTAAGTTGCGATTATCAAGGTGATGATATGCAAATTGGTTTTAACTCACGCTTTTTAAGTGAAATGTTAAACAACTTAAGTTCTAGCGAAGTTTTAATTGAAATGTCTTTACCAAATAGAGCAGGTATTTTAACACCTATTGATGGCACAGATGAAGGTGAACAAGTAACTATGCTTGTTATGCCAGTAATGCTGAACAACTAG
- a CDS encoding superoxide dismutase family protein: MKKISLLIVLFAIAISCTKSEEKIAEATISAKSGSSVSGIVTFTQVDGKVMMKADLKGLTPGTHAIHIHEKGDCSSDDGKSAGGHWNPTQDNHGEWKHGEFHSGDIGNLEADENGNATIEKESDFWCIGCEDDAKNIVGHAIIVHAGTDDFKSQPSGAAGARVGCGEIMEK, encoded by the coding sequence ATGAAAAAAATAAGTCTATTAATAGTACTTTTTGCAATTGCAATCTCTTGTACAAAAAGTGAAGAAAAAATTGCAGAAGCAACAATATCTGCTAAAAGCGGAAGCTCTGTAAGTGGGATTGTAACCTTTACACAAGTTGATGGAAAAGTTATGATGAAAGCAGATTTAAAAGGATTAACTCCTGGTACACATGCTATTCATATCCATGAAAAAGGAGACTGTTCTTCTGATGATGGAAAATCTGCAGGAGGTCATTGGAATCCAACACAAGATAACCATGGTGAATGGAAACATGGAGAATTTCATAGTGGAGACATTGGTAATTTAGAAGCGGATGAAAATGGAAATGCTACAATAGAGAAAGAGAGTGATTTTTGGTGTATTGGTTGTGAAGATGATGCCAAAAACATTGTTGGACATGCAATTATTGTTCATGCAGGTACAGACGATTTTAAATCTCAACCTTCAGGTGCTGCTGGTGCTAGAGTTGGTTGTGGAGAAATTATGGAAAAATAA
- the ggt gene encoding gamma-glutamyltransferase, translating to MRNILSLLCFTIVLISCKEQTEIGLITEKAMVVSARVEASEIGSSILKKGGNAYDAMVATHFALAVVYPVAGNIGGGGFMVYRNNDGTKGALDFREKAPITAHKDMYLDSLGNVIKNKSVLGAHAVGIPGSVAGVFEVHQKLGSLPFSDLVQPAIDLAKNGITITKKQAKDLNNATERFRKVNNYQTIFDKEWKAGDTLIQNELAQTLERIRDFGKDGFYKGKTADLLVNYITELGGIISHKDLENYKAIWRKPIEFSYKGHDITSMTLPASGGICLAQILKSIEPYNLTQIEHNSTKYIQLLTEAERRAYADRAHYLGDIDFVDVPLDSLANTKYLKKRMNSFSWDKATPSSAVSHGKILGYESDETTHYSIVDQFGNAVSVTTTLNTGYGSKVLVKGAGFFLNNEMDDFSSKPGVPNVYGLVGSKANAIAPEKRMLSSMTPTIVEKDGQLKMVVGTPGGSTIITSVLQNILNVVDYKMGMQESVNKPRFHHQWLPDVIRMEPNGFDDNTKTRLNDLGYDLLERNSLIIGRVDAILVLPSGKLEAGADKRGDDAAAGF from the coding sequence ATGAGAAATATACTAAGTCTATTATGCTTTACAATTGTTTTAATTTCTTGTAAAGAACAAACTGAGATTGGTTTAATTACAGAAAAAGCAATGGTAGTTTCTGCAAGAGTTGAGGCTTCAGAAATAGGTTCATCAATTCTAAAAAAAGGTGGTAATGCTTATGATGCAATGGTTGCTACACATTTTGCATTAGCAGTGGTATATCCTGTTGCTGGTAATATTGGAGGAGGTGGTTTTATGGTGTATAGAAATAACGATGGCACAAAAGGAGCTTTAGATTTTAGAGAGAAAGCACCTATTACTGCTCACAAAGACATGTATTTAGATTCATTAGGTAATGTTATCAAAAATAAAAGTGTTTTAGGTGCACATGCAGTGGGTATTCCTGGTTCTGTTGCTGGTGTTTTTGAAGTACATCAAAAATTAGGGAGTTTACCTTTTTCTGATTTGGTTCAACCAGCCATTGATTTAGCAAAAAACGGAATTACAATAACTAAAAAACAAGCCAAAGATTTAAACAATGCTACTGAAAGATTTAGAAAAGTAAATAATTATCAAACTATTTTTGATAAAGAATGGAAAGCAGGTGACACTCTTATTCAGAATGAATTAGCACAAACTTTAGAACGAATTAGAGATTTTGGTAAAGATGGTTTCTACAAAGGTAAAACTGCAGATTTGTTGGTAAATTACATCACTGAATTAGGAGGGATAATTTCTCATAAAGATTTAGAAAACTACAAAGCTATATGGAGAAAACCTATTGAATTTTCTTACAAAGGTCATGACATTACTTCTATGACTTTACCTGCAAGTGGTGGTATTTGTTTGGCCCAGATTTTAAAATCTATAGAACCTTATAATCTTACTCAAATAGAGCATAACTCAACAAAATATATTCAATTATTAACAGAGGCAGAAAGACGTGCTTATGCAGATAGGGCTCATTATTTAGGTGATATTGATTTTGTAGATGTTCCTTTAGATAGTTTAGCAAATACCAAATATTTAAAAAAGAGAATGAACTCTTTTTCTTGGGATAAAGCTACACCTTCATCAGCAGTTTCGCATGGTAAAATTCTAGGATATGAAAGTGATGAAACCACCCATTATTCTATTGTAGATCAATTTGGAAATGCAGTTTCAGTAACAACCACTTTAAATACAGGTTATGGTTCTAAAGTATTAGTAAAAGGTGCTGGTTTTTTTCTGAATAATGAAATGGATGATTTTTCCAGCAAACCTGGTGTCCCAAATGTGTATGGTTTGGTTGGTTCTAAAGCAAATGCAATAGCTCCAGAAAAACGAATGTTAAGCTCAATGACTCCAACAATCGTAGAAAAAGATGGTCAATTAAAAATGGTTGTTGGTACTCCTGGAGGTTCTACAATTATAACTTCTGTTTTGCAAAATATTCTTAATGTTGTCGATTATAAAATGGGCATGCAAGAATCTGTAAATAAACCACGTTTTCATCATCAATGGTTACCAGATGTAATAAGAATGGAACCTAATGGATTTGATGATAACACAAAAACGAGGCTTAATGATTTAGGCTATGATTTACTAGAAAGAAACTCTTTAATCATTGGTAGAGTTGATGCAATTTTAGTCTTGCCAAGTGGAAAATTAGAGGCTGGAGCTGATAAAAGAGGTGATGATGCAGCAGCAGGATTTTAA
- a CDS encoding ACP phosphodiesterase, translating into MNFLAHLYLSENNTNIMIGNFIADHVRGNNFTHFSNEIQQGIFLHREIDTFTDAHPIVRKSKRRLHKRYRHYDGVIIDIFYDYFLAKNWSNYSEIPLELYTQAIYKLFKEKSLELPVKSQNFIRYMIEYDILYNYQFKEGIAKVLNGMNHRTKGKSQMNLAIEDLEILQEELEEDFNLFFKDLHAFTKIKLKEIQSEL; encoded by the coding sequence ATGAATTTCTTAGCTCATCTCTATTTATCAGAAAATAACACCAATATTATGATTGGTAATTTTATTGCAGATCATGTAAGAGGAAATAATTTCACGCATTTTAGTAATGAAATTCAACAAGGTATTTTTCTGCATAGAGAAATTGACACCTTTACAGATGCACATCCTATTGTAAGAAAAAGCAAAAGACGTTTACACAAACGTTACAGGCATTATGATGGAGTAATTATAGATATTTTCTACGATTACTTTTTGGCTAAAAACTGGAGTAACTATTCAGAAATACCCTTAGAACTTTACACACAAGCTATTTATAAATTATTTAAGGAGAAATCTTTAGAACTTCCTGTAAAATCTCAGAACTTTATTAGATATATGATTGAATATGATATTTTATACAATTATCAATTTAAAGAAGGGATTGCTAAAGTTTTAAATGGAATGAATCACAGAACCAAAGGCAAATCTCAAATGAATTTAGCAATTGAAGATTTAGAAATATTACAAGAAGAATTAGAAGAAGATTTTAATTTATTTTTCAAAGATTTGCATGCCTTTACCAAAATCAAATTAAAAGAAATTCAATCTGAATTATGA
- a CDS encoding PIG-L family deacetylase, whose amino-acid sequence MKKLFLSISAVLLMFTTLFAQQPNKLTSNEIFEKVQKLNFLGTALYIAAHPDDENTRLIAYLANEVKARTGYLSLTRGDGGQNLIGPEIRELLGVIRTQELLAARSVDGGEQLFTRANDFGYSKHPDETLEIWNKKEVLSDVVWAIRTFKPDVIINRFNHRTPGTTHGHHTSSAMLSVEAFDLVNDEKQFADQLKFTETWQPKRLFFNTSSWFYRNRDEFKEASKNFTQFDVGVYYPLKGLSNNELASMASSQHLCQGFGRLTTRGTQTEYVEFLKGEAPKDKNDIFSGINTTWNRVKNGGEVGDILYDVEENFDFTNPAKHIPKLLEAYSLINKLEDEHWKKIKTTQIKEIIEACLGLYLEASAVSSTAVPNSKIDVNFEVINRSDVAVELTSITANNTASKIFKGVSLSKNVKQNFKESISLKGANFSDPYWLRKEASLGMYSVHDRTLIGKPETPREITIDFNLVINYVPITITKNVIRRYSKRDKGEIYEPFEIVPSVTTKLKDKVIIFSDSIAKQVEVEVRAGANFVTGNVQLEVPKDWSVSPKEITFNIAQKNDKQVVVFMVIPPKNQSEGNLKVIAKSKGETFTKELIEINYNHIPKQTVLKNSEAKIVRLNIEKKGNNIGYIKGAGDAVPESLQQIGYNVIEINPSEINDKNLQQFDAIVLGIRAYNVVSELKFKQKHLLEYVKNGGNMIVQYNTNRGVDVQAPYQLKLSRDRVTDEFAEVTVLDPNNSLLNFPNKITENDFKGWVQERGLYFPIAWSDQYTPILSMKDKGETPKLGSLLIAKYGKGNYIYTGLSFFRELPAGVSGAYKLFANMLSVGKE is encoded by the coding sequence ATGAAGAAATTATTCCTTTCAATTTCAGCAGTATTGCTGATGTTTACAACACTTTTTGCTCAGCAACCTAATAAATTAACTTCAAATGAAATTTTTGAAAAGGTTCAAAAATTAAACTTTTTAGGAACTGCTCTTTATATAGCTGCACATCCAGATGATGAAAATACTCGTTTAATTGCATACTTAGCAAATGAAGTTAAGGCAAGAACTGGTTATTTATCTTTAACAAGAGGTGATGGAGGTCAGAATTTAATAGGGCCAGAAATTAGAGAGTTATTGGGCGTTATTAGAACTCAAGAGTTGCTTGCAGCTAGAAGCGTAGATGGAGGAGAACAGTTATTTACAAGAGCAAATGATTTTGGCTATTCTAAACATCCAGATGAAACTTTAGAAATTTGGAATAAAAAAGAAGTATTAAGTGATGTAGTTTGGGCAATTAGAACTTTTAAACCAGATGTAATTATTAATAGATTTAACCATAGAACTCCAGGTACAACTCATGGTCATCATACTAGTTCTGCAATGTTAAGTGTAGAAGCTTTTGATTTAGTAAATGATGAAAAGCAGTTTGCAGATCAATTAAAATTTACAGAAACATGGCAACCTAAAAGATTGTTTTTTAATACATCATCTTGGTTTTACAGAAATAGAGACGAGTTTAAAGAAGCTTCTAAAAACTTCACCCAATTTGATGTAGGAGTTTATTATCCTCTAAAAGGACTTTCTAATAACGAATTAGCATCTATGGCTAGCAGTCAGCACTTGTGCCAAGGTTTTGGAAGACTAACAACAAGAGGTACTCAAACAGAGTACGTAGAGTTTTTAAAAGGTGAAGCACCTAAAGATAAAAATGATATTTTCTCTGGAATTAACACTACTTGGAATCGTGTAAAAAACGGAGGTGAAGTTGGTGATATTTTATACGATGTTGAAGAAAATTTTGATTTTACAAATCCTGCTAAGCACATACCAAAGTTACTAGAAGCTTATTCTTTGATAAATAAGTTAGAAGATGAACATTGGAAAAAAATCAAGACGACTCAAATTAAAGAAATTATAGAAGCATGTTTAGGTTTATATTTAGAAGCATCTGCAGTTAGTTCAACAGCAGTTCCTAATTCAAAAATTGATGTAAATTTTGAAGTAATTAATAGAAGTGATGTTGCAGTAGAGTTAACATCCATTACAGCAAATAACACAGCATCAAAAATCTTTAAAGGGGTAAGTTTGTCAAAAAATGTAAAACAGAATTTTAAAGAGAGTATTTCTTTAAAAGGAGCTAATTTTTCAGATCCTTATTGGTTGAGGAAAGAAGCTTCTCTAGGAATGTATTCTGTACATGATAGAACATTAATTGGTAAACCAGAAACACCTAGAGAAATTACAATAGATTTTAATTTGGTAATAAACTATGTGCCAATTACTATTACCAAAAATGTAATTAGAAGGTATTCAAAACGTGATAAAGGAGAGATTTACGAGCCTTTTGAAATAGTACCAAGTGTTACAACTAAACTAAAAGATAAAGTAATAATTTTTTCTGATAGTATTGCTAAACAAGTAGAAGTTGAGGTTAGAGCAGGAGCGAATTTTGTAACGGGTAATGTACAATTAGAAGTGCCAAAAGACTGGTCTGTTTCACCCAAAGAAATCACTTTTAATATTGCACAAAAAAATGACAAGCAAGTAGTTGTTTTTATGGTTATTCCTCCTAAAAATCAATCTGAAGGAAATTTAAAAGTAATTGCAAAATCTAAAGGAGAAACTTTTACGAAAGAGTTGATAGAAATTAATTACAATCATATTCCAAAACAAACCGTACTTAAAAATTCTGAAGCTAAAATTGTTAGATTAAATATCGAAAAGAAAGGTAATAATATTGGTTATATAAAAGGTGCAGGCGATGCTGTTCCAGAAAGTTTACAACAAATAGGTTATAATGTTATTGAGATAAATCCATCAGAAATAAACGATAAAAATTTACAGCAATTTGATGCCATTGTTCTAGGAATTAGAGCTTATAATGTTGTAAGTGAATTGAAGTTCAAACAAAAACATTTGTTAGAATATGTAAAAAACGGTGGTAATATGATTGTGCAATACAATACAAATAGAGGAGTAGATGTACAAGCACCTTATCAGCTTAAATTATCTAGAGATAGAGTTACAGACGAATTTGCAGAGGTTACTGTATTAGATCCAAATAATTCTTTATTAAATTTTCCGAATAAAATTACTGAGAATGATTTTAAAGGATGGGTTCAAGAAAGAGGTTTGTATTTTCCAATTGCGTGGAGTGATCAATACACACCAATTTTATCAATGAAAGATAAAGGAGAAACACCTAAATTAGGTAGTTTGCTAATTGCCAAATATGGCAAAGGAAATTATATTTATACAGGTTTAAGTTTTTTTAGAGAATTACCTGCAGGTGTTTCTGGAGCCTATAAATTATTTGCAAACATGCTAAGTGTGGGTAAAGAATAA
- a CDS encoding MBL fold metallo-hydrolase, producing MKFKSISLALVAVLIISCKTEVKKTSNKKMEIAENIKEQSETEITPISHATTVLEFDDTIIYLDPTGGAEAFSDFENPDYVLITDIHGDHMNLKTLNALTLENATIIAPEAVAKEISAVKAKEVIVINNGEEKSFSNFDIEAIPMYNLREEALKFHSKGRGNGYVLTINDERIYFSGDTEDIPEMRSLENIDKAFVCMNLPYTMPVENAASGVLAFKPKQVYPYHYRGTNGLSDINKFKELVNKGDANIEVVQLNWYPNRN from the coding sequence ATGAAATTTAAATCTATAAGTTTAGCACTAGTTGCAGTTCTTATAATTTCGTGCAAAACTGAAGTTAAAAAAACTTCTAATAAAAAAATGGAAATTGCAGAAAATATTAAAGAGCAATCTGAAACAGAAATTACTCCAATTAGCCATGCTACAACAGTATTAGAATTCGATGATACTATTATTTATCTAGACCCTACAGGAGGTGCTGAAGCTTTCTCAGATTTTGAAAATCCAGATTATGTATTAATTACAGATATTCATGGAGATCATATGAATTTAAAAACGCTAAATGCTTTAACTCTAGAAAACGCTACAATTATTGCTCCTGAAGCTGTTGCCAAAGAAATTAGTGCAGTAAAAGCTAAAGAAGTAATCGTAATTAATAATGGTGAAGAAAAATCGTTTTCTAATTTTGATATTGAGGCAATACCTATGTACAATTTAAGAGAAGAAGCTCTAAAATTTCATAGTAAAGGAAGAGGAAATGGTTATGTTTTAACCATTAACGATGAAAGAATTTATTTCTCTGGAGATACAGAAGACATCCCAGAGATGAGAAGTTTAGAAAATATAGACAAGGCTTTTGTTTGTATGAACTTACCTTACACTATGCCAGTAGAAAATGCTGCAAGTGGTGTTTTAGCATTTAAACCAAAACAGGTTTACCCTTATCATTACAGAGGTACAAATGGTTTGAGTGATATTAATAAATTTAAAGAATTGGTTAACAAAGGTGATGCTAACATAGAAGTTGTACAATTAAATTGGTACCCTAACAGAAATTAA
- a CDS encoding Gfo/Idh/MocA family protein, protein MASDKVINWGIIGLGKIADRFATDLANVSNVKLVAVASRSQDRANEFANKFKADNAYNSYKALAEDPNVDAVYIATPHSFHKEHSILCLKYKKAVLCEKPFAMNSNEVHEMIAVAKANNVLLMEALWTYFLPHYQFVLDLYQKKKYGNLIDLKADFGFVTEYNTDSRVFKKEVGGGSLLDIGIYPIFAALSTLGKPLGIKANATFFENGADSSCDIVFQYKNAKAYLKSTLIEETPTEAIFTFEKAEVKINTRFHEPSTVKVIKDGQSETLDFNYKSIGYNFETDHFSQLLRDGKKESPIMTYDFSKELMKTLDEVRAKIGLEY, encoded by the coding sequence ATGGCTAGTGATAAAGTTATTAATTGGGGAATAATTGGTCTTGGTAAAATTGCAGATAGATTTGCAACAGATTTAGCAAATGTAAGTAACGTAAAATTGGTTGCTGTAGCTTCTAGAAGTCAAGATAGAGCAAATGAATTTGCCAATAAATTTAAGGCAGATAATGCCTATAACTCGTATAAAGCACTTGCTGAAGACCCAAATGTAGATGCAGTATATATTGCAACACCTCACAGTTTTCATAAAGAGCATTCTATTTTGTGTTTAAAATACAAAAAAGCAGTTTTATGTGAAAAGCCTTTTGCAATGAACTCTAATGAAGTACATGAAATGATTGCTGTAGCAAAAGCCAATAATGTACTTTTAATGGAGGCACTTTGGACTTATTTTTTGCCTCATTACCAATTTGTACTAGATCTTTATCAAAAGAAAAAATATGGTAATTTAATTGATTTAAAAGCCGATTTTGGATTTGTAACTGAATATAATACAGATAGTAGAGTATTTAAAAAAGAAGTTGGTGGTGGTTCTTTGTTAGATATTGGTATTTATCCAATCTTTGCAGCTTTAAGCACTTTAGGTAAACCATTAGGTATAAAAGCAAACGCAACATTTTTTGAAAATGGAGCAGATTCTTCTTGTGATATTGTTTTTCAATACAAGAATGCAAAAGCTTATTTAAAAAGTACTTTGATAGAAGAAACACCAACTGAGGCTATTTTTACATTCGAAAAAGCTGAAGTAAAAATAAATACAAGATTTCATGAACCATCAACAGTTAAAGTTATAAAAGACGGTCAATCTGAAACTTTAGATTTTAATTATAAGAGTATTGGTTATAATTTTGAAACTGATCATTTTAGTCAATTGTTAAGAGATGGTAAAAAAGAAAGTCCAATAATGACTTATGATTTTTCTAAAGAATTAATGAAAACTTTAGATGAAGTAAGGGCTAAAATTGGTTTAGAATATTAA